Part of the Bacillus sp. THAF10 genome is shown below.
CCTTAATCGAGAACGGTGCAAAGGAAGTGTATGCATGCTGTACACACCCAGTACTGTCTGGTCCTGCTATTGAGCGCATCCAAAACTCAAAAATAAAAGAGTTGGTTGTAACGAATACAATCGCACTATCAGAAGAAAAGAAGATTGAAAAAATTACGGAGCTTTCTGTGGCAGAGCTTATTGCAGAAGCAATTGTGCGTGTGCATGAAGAAAAATCCGTAAGTACTTTATTCGATTAATCTCAACATTTATGTTTAACCTTCTGTAAATTGGGGAAATTGAAGTAAGACAAGTATTTTATTTTCCCAGGAAGGTGATTAGAATGACAGTATTACATGCGAATGAGCGTACAGAGTTCAAACGATCTTCACGAACAAAAATCCGCGAGGAAGGGTTAATTCCAGCGGTAGTATATGGGAACAATACTGAGAATAAATCAATTACAGTAGATAGCAAGGATTTTATTAAGACGATTCGTGAGGCAGGCCGAAATGGAATCATCTCACTAGAAATCGGTTCTGATAAACGTAAAGTAATGCTATATGATTATCAAATAGATCCATTAAAGAGTGAATCATTTGTTCATCTAGATTTCCACGTGGTTAACTTTAAAGAGGAAATTGATGTGGATGTGTCCGTACATGTTGTCGGAGATGCGCAAGGTGTGAAGGACGGTGGCGTATTGCAGCAGGTGCTTCATGAAGTATCGGTCAGAACGCTACCAAACAATGTACCAGATTTTATTGATGTCGATGTCTCTGAGCTACAAGTGAATGAGAATATCTCTATTGGCGATTTAGATACATCAGGTAAATACAGCTTCAATCATGAAGAGGATGAAGTGATTGTATCCATCCTGCCTCCTCGAGTGGAAGAAGAAATTGACAGCGGGGAAGAGCAAGAGCCTGGTGAACCAGAGCGTGTAGAAGGCAGAGAAGGATCAGAAGAAAACAAGGAGGAGGCGTAACCGTTTAGGTTGCGTCTTTTCTTTTTCGCAAACCATTTTGCTTTCCCTCTTGATTCAAGTAAAATAAAAGATAATCTCTTTATGTTTGGAGGATTTCATGAAGAAATTTTTACGCTCCTTGTTTGCAACAAAGGAAGAGGATTCAGGAGGAAAGATAATGAAGGTTTTTGTTGGTTTAGGCAACCCTGGACGACAATACGAAGAAACGCGACATAATATTGGATTTATGGTGATAGATGAGCTGGCGGAGAAGTGGAATATATCCCTTTCCCAGTCTAAATTTAAAGGGTTATACGGCCAAGGTATCGTACAAGGAGAGAAGGTTTTGTTAGTAAAGCCTCTTACATACATGAATTTATCCGGTGAGTGTGTGCGTCCCTTATTAGACTTTTATAAGCTTGATGTAGAGGATTTGGTTGTGATTTATGATGACCTTGACCTTCCGGCAGGAAAACTACGCTTGCGCCAAAAAGGGAGCGCAGGAGGACACAACGGCATTAAGTCGTTAATACAGCACTTGCAAACGCAAGAGTTTAATCGGATTAGAATGGGGATTGACCGGCCGAAAAATGGTCCATCCATCTCTGATTATGTGCTTGGGAAATTTCATACAGAGGAAAGACCGGCGATTGATGACAGCATAAAAAAAGCAACAGAAGCCTGTGAGGCAAACGTATCAAAAGAGTTTTTGCAGGTTATGAACAGCTTTAACAAATAAGCTCATTTCTAAAGGATTATTGCTAGTAACTAAGTCGGTTTTGATTTTGATACAAGTATATGGCCTAAAAGTGGAACCAATCATCAATAATGTATATGTGAAATGAGCACAACAGCCACGTTGGATAGGTGCATGTTCATGAATTTACGTAAAAGTAAGAGAGTGATAAGAACAGCCAACATGTAATAAAATATAAAGTAGTCAAAAAGGTCGGCAAGTATAACAATGTTTCTCCCTGTTCATACTATTGGTAAAAAAACAGGGGGGAAGATGATGGCTATTCATTATCATTGCAGGCATTGTGGTTACAAAATAGGGAAAATCGATGCCGCATCTGTCTATACAGCTGATTTAGGCTTCCATCAGTTATCAGATACCGACCGCCAAGAAATGATTTCATATCAACAAAATGGTGATGTACATGTTAAAACAATTTGTGAGGATTGTCAGGAGGCGTTGGAGCGAAACCCTTCGTGGCATGAACAAGAACAGTTTATACAATAGAGTTGCTTTGGTGAATACCAAGGCCTTTTTGCGTATTTTAGACGATGCTGGAAGTAGAGGCGCTTCCAGAAAGAGAGATTTAGGAGAGGAGGGATACTGATATGAATGGATTTATCCCATATTTTACAGAAAATGATGACTTCCAATCCATTATGGAAGGGCTACAGGAAGGGATGAAAGAGCAGCTTGTATCCGGGATATCCAATTCTGCTCGTTCCATGCTCATCTCCTCTATTTATGAGGAAAGAAAAGGGCCCATTCTTTTAATTACCCATAATTTATATCATGCACAAAAGGTGTATGACGATCTTGTCGGATTTTTACCAGAGGAAGATCTCTATCTTTATCCTGTAAATGACGTGTTAGCTGCAGAAATTGGGATTGCTAGTCCTGAGCTTAAAGCACAGCGGATTGAGGCGTTAAACCACTGGGCAACCAAGAAATCAGGGATCATTATCGCGCCAATTGCGGGTTTGAAGAGAATCCTTCCGACTAAAGCCAAATGGCAGCAAACCTTGTTAACCATTGAAGTAGAAAAAACATTGGAATTGGATAATCTGGCTGAAAAGCTTGTCAGATTGGGCTATCAAAGAGTCGGCATGGTGTCTACCCCTGGAGATTTCAGTATTAGGGGAGGTATCATTGATGTTTATCCTATTACCGAGGAGTATGCGATTCGAATAGAGCTATTTGATGATGAAGTAGAATCCATTCGTTATTTTACCGTGGAGGATCAGCGCTCTCAAGGTAATCTGGACAAGGTAACGATTGGACCAGCAACGGAAATCATCCTTACCAACGAAGAAATCGCTATGGGCAAGGAAAAGCTCGAGCGTGAACTAGCAACAACATTGAAGAAAGTTAAAAATGAAAAGGTGAAGCAGCTATTAACCGAAAACATATCTTATGAAATTGAGCAGTTAAACAACGGACAAGTGTTTTCTGAGCTGTATAAATATCTTTCCTTTTTCTATCATACCCCCGCTAGTTTACTAGACTATCTTCCTGAGGGTGGTCTTGTAGTGCTTGATGAAATCAGCCGTATTCATGAAACAGCTGAAAACCTAGATAAAGAAGAGGCAGAGTGGCTTGTGGAGCTGTTGGAGGAAGGGAAAGCGGTGCACGATTTGACGTTCTCCCATTCCTTTGCGGAAGTCATTCACAGTAGCGATCATCCATTTTTGTATTTGTCCTTATTTTTAAGAGGGGTGCCACATACGCACCCAGAGAATTTAATTAGCATGTCGTCAAAAAGCATGCAGCACTTCCATGGTCAGATGCATCTATTAAAATCTGAGGTGGAAAGATGGAGAAAGGCCAATTATGCCGTCGTGGTCCTGGCATCCAATCAGGAACGCATGGAAAAGCTAGAATCTGTGTTTGCTGATTATGAAATGGATATCCGTAAGCTTTCAAAGGGCTCCGCTTTTGCTCATGGCGAGGTGCAAATCGTAGAAGGAGATCTCCATTCTGGTTTCGAGCTACCAATGCAGAAGCTGGCAGTCATTACAGAAGAAGAGCTCTTTAAAAAGAAGGCAAAGAAGCCGAAAAGCCGCCAAAAGCTTACCAACGCGGAACGAATAAAAAATTACACTGAATTAAATGTTGGCGATTATGTGGTCCATATTAACCACGGAATCGGGAAATATTTAGGCATTGAAACCTTGGATATTAACGGCCTTCATAAGGATTATATTCATATTAAATATCAGGGCTCCGATAAGCTTTATGTACCGGTTGAGCAGATTGATCAGGTTCAGAAGTATGTCGGCTCAGAAGGAAAAGAACCGAAAGTTTATAAATTAGGCGGAACGGACTGGAAGAAGGTCAAAACGAAAGTCGAATCCTCTGTTCAAGATATTGCCGATGACCTGATTAAGTTATATGCCGAAAGAGAAGCAAGTGTTGGCTATTCATTCTCCCCTGATGGTGAAATGCAAAGAGAATTTGAAGCAACCTTCCCTTATCAGGAGACAGAGGACCAATTACGCTCCATTCACGAAATCAAATTGGATATGGAACGAACTCGCCCGATGGACCGACTGCTTTGTGGAGATGTTGGCTATGGGAAAACAGAGGTAGCAATACGCGCAGCCTTTAAAGCGATTGCCGATAGCAAGCAAGTGGCGATTTTAGTGCCAACCACGATTCTGGCGCAGCAGCATTATGAAACAATCCGTGAAAGATTTCAAGATTATCCAATAAATATCGGCCTGATGAGCAGGTTTCGCTCTAGGAAACAACAAAATGAAACCATCAAAGGTCTTGGAAACGGAACGGTGGATATTGTCGTTGGTACACACCGATTATTATCGAAAGATATCAAATACAAAGATTTAGGGCTATTAATTATTGATGAAGAACAACGCTTTGGCGTGACACATAAAGAAAAAATTAAACAGCTGAAGGCCAATATTGATGTGCTCACCCTAACTGCCACGCCAATTCCAAGGACACTTCACATGTCCATGCTTGGTGTGCGAGACCTTTCTGTCATTGAAACACCGCCTGAAAACAGGTTTCCTGTCCAAACGTATGTAATGGAGTACAACGGAAATCTGGTGAAGGAAGCAATTGAGCGGGAGCTGGCACGCGGAGGTCAGGTTTACTTTTTATACAACCGGGTGGAAGATATTGAACGGAAAGCAGATGAGATCTCCATGCTTGTTCCAGAAGCTAGAATCGCGTATGCTCATGGAAAAATGACCGAAAATGAGCTTGAATCTGTGATGATTGAATTCCTAGAAGGGGAAGCGGATGTCTTAGTCAGCACAACGATCATTGAAACAGGGGTAGACATTCCTAATGTAAATACGTTGATTGTCTTTGATGCTGATAGAATGGGGTTGTCTCAGCTTTATCAGCTTCGTGGACGTGTAGGGCGGTCTAATCGTGTGGCTTACGCTTATTTTACGTACAGAAAAGATAAAGTCCTTACAGAGGTAGCTGAAAAACGTCTGCAATCCATCAAAGAGTTCACAGAGCTTGGTTCAGGCTTTAAGATCGCGATGCGTGACCTTTCCATTAGAGGAGCTGGAAACCTTCTTGGTGCACAGCAGCATGGATTTATTGATTCTGTTGGATTTGATATGTACTCCCAGATGTTAAAAGAAGCAATTGAACAGCGTCAAGGACATAAGGTGACAAAGCCTGAGCATGAGATTACCATCGATGTAGAACTGGATGCCTATATTCCAGAATCTTATATTCCAGACAGCAAACAAAAAATTGATATGTATAAAAGGTTCAGAGGACTTGAAACAGAAGAAGATCTCAAAGAGCTGAAAGAAGAGATGAAGGACAGATTTGGGGCCTACCCTAAGGAAGTGGACTATCTTTTCTATGTATCAAGCCTGAGGGTTCATGGACGAAAAGAAAAAGTCGATACCATTAAACAAGGGAAACAGGATGTGGCTATAGTTATATCGGAGGAAGCAAGCAATAACATTGATGGCCATAAACTGTTCCTTCTAGGCAATGAATACGGTAGGAAAGTAAGCCTTGGTATGGAAGGGAAAAGCTTAAAGATCGCTATTCAAACGAAAAACATATCAGCTGATGAATGGTTGCAAATCGCGGACGCGATGATAAAAGGATTGCGAAAAGTCAAAAAAGAAAGCGTAAATGCGTCATAAAAGGTTTGAGTATATCGAATAATGTCTATATAAATACTGGGGGATTTTACTAGCAGAAAAAAACTTTTCCAACATGTATATAACTCCCTGAGTGTAAGATACTAACTTCAAAGAAATGGTGAATTCTTCAAAAGCAGGACATCTTGATCAATTCCACCAATTTAACTCATCTCTTTTTATCATCGGATGAAGGAGGCAACCTAAGAAATGAAAGCAACTGGTATTGTTCGACGTATTGATGACCTCGGTCGCGTTGTAATTCCTAAAGAAATAAGAAGAACCTTGCGTATTCGTGAGGGAGACCCATTGGAAATTTTCGTAGATCGTGATGGAGAAGTAATCTTAAAGAAATACTCTCCTATTAGCGAGCTAAGTGATTTCGCGAAAGAATATGCGGAGGCTCTCTATGACAGCCTTGGTCACCCTGTTCTTATCTGTGATCGTGATACCTTTATTGCGGTTGCAGGCAGCTCCAAAAAAGAGTATCTGAACAAGAACATCAGCGAAGTTGTGGAGAAATCCATGGAAGACCGCAACTCTGTTTTAAAAACAGACGAGCAACAGCTGGCAATTGTGGATGGACATGTAGAAACACTTGCGTCCTATACGATCGGACCTATTGTCGCAAATGGCGATCCGATTGGGGCAGTGGTCATCATGTCCAAGGACAAGTCTCTTGGTCAAGTAGAACAAAAGGCAGTGGAAACGGCTGCAGGCTTCTTAGCGAGACAAATGGAACAATAAAAAGAAGAAACAGCAGGGAATGCTCTCTGCTGTTTCTTTTTGTTCTTTTCGGCAGCAAGAGAAGCGAATATGCTATAATTATACAATTGTAAGATTCTTATTGAAGGCGGATTTAGTGATGAATGTTCAATCTCCTCATTCCTACCAAAAAGTGTGGAAAGGCGCGATGATCCTTACGATAGCAGGGATCCTAACGAAGGTGTTAAGTGCTGCGTATCGTGTGCCTTTTCAAAATATTGTAGGGGATGTTGGTTTTTATATATACCAGCAAGTTTACCCGTTCTTTGGGGTAGCGATGATTTTAGCTACATATGGATTTCCCGTTGTCATCTCGAAGATAGTTGCAGAACAGCCCGCAAAATATCGTAGTGCGGCGGCAAGAAAGATAAGGTGGATTTCTTTTCTTTTTTTATCGTGCCTAGGAGTTCTTGGCTTTCTATTGCTCTATTTTGGAGCAGAATCATTAGCAGCGATGATGGGAGATAAGGAGCTGTTTGTTCTAATAAAGATTGCTGCCTTTTCCTTTATGCTCGTGCCACTTGTTTCTGTTTGGAGAGGAAGCTTTCAAGGTTTAGGAGACATGCGACCAACAGCGGCCTCCCAAATAGGAGAACAACTGGTGAGGGTGGGGACCATCTTACTGTTAGCGTATACGCTAACAGGTGCGGGCCATAGTCTATATGAAGTCGGTGCAGGTGCCATTTTTGGTTCGGTGGCAGGTGGAATAAGTGCGGTGATCATTCTGTTATATTTCTATCAAAAAACGAAGCTGCAGAAGCTACACATTCCAAATGCTCCGGCGCAAGTGTTGCCAAAAGCAATGTCCATAATAAAAGCACTAAGTTTTCAAGGTTTCACGATTTGTATTACAAGTCTTTTACTAATTCTATTCCAGATGGTCGATGCCTTTACCATTTATGCGACTTTAGTGGATGGCGGGATGAACGAGCTGGTAGCTAAGGAATTAAAAGGGGTATATGATCGTGGGCAGCCCTTAATTCAGCTTGGTACAGTAGTTGCCACTGCTTTTTCGCTATCTCTTGTGCCTTTTGTTATTCTCGCCCGAAACGATAAGCGGGATGTACAGGAGAAAATCAACTTAGCTATTCGCGTGAGTATTTCTATTGGGGCTGCGGCGTCGCTTGGTCTTGCTCTTCTGATTACACCTGTTAATACGATGCTATTTTCAGACGCGAATGGAGCGGATGTACTGCTTGTGCTCGGGCTTTCTATCCTTTTTTGCAGTATCTCGCTAACCGCAGCGGCTATTTTGCAGGGACTTGGACATCCCTATTTGCCAGCACTCTTTGTGACAATCGGCATAGGATTGAAATTCTTCTTAAATTCACTCCTCATTCCAGCGCTTTATACCTTGGGTGCAGCCTTTAGTACCTTGGCTGCATTTGCCATCGTTGCTCTCTTGTTGCTGCTGGCGTTAAAAAAGAAAACAGGTACCTCCATCTTAAAGAGAATTGGCCTCACGCCGTTGCTTGTAAGTCTCACCATCATGTCAGTAGCATTAATGGTTTACCTATATGTCACCAGCTTCATGACAGTTGATGGACGGCTTTTTGCCACCGTGCAGGGACTTTTGGGTGTGATGGTAGGCGGAGCGGTATACTTAGTATTAATGATAAAAAATCAGTATTTTACAAAAGAAGAATTATTGCTTTTGCCGCTAGGAAAAAAGCTGGCAAAGCTTTGCAAATAAACCTGTGAAGTTGGTGAATGGAAACGATGAGAAAAATTACCGTATTAGGTCTTGGTGCAGGAGATTTAGAGCAGCTGCCCATCGGTGTTTATAGAGAGCTGATGAATGCGGAGCACCTGTTTTTACGAACAAAAGAACATCCTGTTATAGGAGAATTAGAAAAAGAAGGGTTGAACTATCAATCCTTTGATACGATCTATGAGCAAAACGACGCTTTTGACTCGGTGTATGAAGCGATTTGTCAGGAGCTACTGTCAAAAAGTGAGCACCAACCCATTATCTATGCCGTGCCTGGTCATCCATTGGTGGCAGAGATGACGGTACAGTTATTACTCCAAAAGGAAAAAGAAGGCCAGGTGTCCCTTGAAATTAAAGGGGGACAGAGCTTTCTCGATCCAATGTTTACGGCCATCGGACTGGATCCAATTGAGGGCTTTCAATTTCACGATGCGACCGCACTTGTGAAAGAGGCAATCGAGCCAACCCAAGCGATGATCTTTTGCCAGGTTTATGATTCCTTTATTGCTTCAGAGGTGAAGCTTACGTTAATGGAGCTTTTGCCTGATGATTATCCGGTGACGGTTGTGACAGCCGTGGGGTCTTCCATGGAATCCATCATCGAAGTACCACTGTATGAGCTAGACCGTGTGACACAAATCAATAACCTAACAAGCGTGTATGTACCTCCAGTAAAAGAAGAAGAGTTACTCTATAAACGTTTTTCCTTCTTCCGACAAACCATTGCTACATTAAGGGGACCTGATGGTTGTCCGTGGGATCAAAAGCAAACACATACCTCGCTAATGAAATATTTGATTGAAGAAGCATACGAGCTATTGGATGCCATCGATGAGGAAGACACAGACGGAATCATCGAGGAGCTTGGGGATGTTTTATTGCAAGTGATGCTACACGCACAGATTGGGGAAGATGACGGGTATTTTTCCATAGACGATGTGATAGAAGGCATTAATGAAAAAATGATTCGTCGCCATCCTCATGTTTTCGGCGAGGTTTCTGTTGAGGATGCAGACGATGTTGTGCAAAACTGGGAACAGATTAAAGCGGAAGAAAAAGGCGAACGTCTGGAGCAATCTATCCTAGATGCTGTCGCCAAAGGACTGCCAAACTTAACAAAGGCCTATCAATACCAGAAAAAAGCAGGAAAGCTTGGCTTTGACTGGAAGGAAGTAGAGCCAATGTGGGAAAAGGTGTCTGAAGAGCTGAATGAATTAAAAGAGGAAATAAACGAAGACGCCACCTCCAAGCGTGTTGCGTCAGAATTTGGCGATGTGTTATTCGCACTTGTGAACATTGCAAGGTTTTATAAGATTGACCCAGAAGAAGCAGTGGCGATGACGAACCGCAAATTCTACCAAAGGTTTACCTTTATTGAAAAGAAGGTAAAAGAAACGGGGAAAACCTTTGATGAATTCTCATTAACAGAACTAGATGCGATTTGGGAAGAAGCAAAAAAGCAAGGACTATAAGGGGGAGCAGAAGGCATGCGTTTAGATAAATTTTTAAAGGTATCAAGAATAATAAAACGTCGGACTCTTGCAAAGGAAGTGGCAGAGCAAGGCCGTATTTTCATTAATGGGAATCAAGCCAAAGCGAGCAGCAATGTAAAAGCCGGCGATGAATTAACGATCCATTTTGGACAAAAGCTAGTCACCGCATCTGTTGACAGCATTCAGGAAAATGCAAAAAAAGAAGAAGCCGCGATGATGTATACCATCATAAAGGAAGAAAGAGTACAACAATCAGAAGAATAGAAGGCTTGTTCTAAATAAATTTCCCTCTCATATACATGTACTATCTTGAAGTAATGGATAGGTGAGGGATGATGATGAATCAATATTATGATCAGAATCAAGCAAACAAAACGGTTGTTCAAGAACAGGACATTGTCATGCGAAGCCGGAGAATGCTCGACATCACCGGAGTAAAGCAAGTGGAAAGCTTTGATAATGAAGAATTTTTGCTAGAAACGGTGATGGGCTTTCTTGCTGTCAGAGGCCAAAACTTGCAAATGAAAAACCTCGATGTAGAAAAGGGCGTAGTCTCCATCAAGGGTAAAATAATGGAGATTATCTACTTGGACGATCAACAGGGGGAGAAAGCTAAAGGCTTCTTTAGTAAGCTGTTCAAATGACCTTAACGACCCAGCTTTATACTATGCTTGCCATGATTGGTGTTGGTGCATGGCTGGGAGCGGCCATAGATACTTATGGTCGCTTTCTAAAGCGTGAAAAAAGAGCCAAATGGGTTGTCTTTGTCCACGACGTTCTCTTTTGGCTTTTACAAGGCCTCATCGCGTTTTATGTCCTGCTTTTAGTAAACGAAGGAGCGCTGCGCTTTTATATTCTTATTGCACTTGTCTGTGGGTTTGCCGCTTATCAAAGCATTTTACGGTACGTTTATTTAAACCTACTAGAAACCATTATTCATGTAACGGTGCAGGTATACCAATTTCTAGCAAAAGTTGTAAGAATGCTAGTGATTAAGCCTATACAAATATTGGTACAAGCAGGTATAATAGTAATAATTGGATTATGGAAATTCATCCTTTCTACCCTGCGATTTACCCTTCTTTTGGCATGGAGAATAATCAAACTTTGTACACTGCCGTTAAGATGGATCGCTGTGTTAGGATGGAGATTGCTTCCGAAAGTACTCCAAAAATATTTATACAAAATTTTCAAAAATCTTGAAGGTTTTTTCACAACAATAAAGAATAGAAAATATAGTATAGTGGACAGAGTTAAAAAATTTTGGAAAAAGCGCTAGGAGAGGAATGATAAGATGAGCGCGGCTAGGGATAAAAAAGTAGCAAAAATCCATTCAGACTATTCCAAACAAAAGCAGGAGCAGCAGATAAAGCAACAAAAAAGACGCCGTGGACTATATCGCCGTTTATCATTATTTTTTTGTTTAGCCCTTGTCACTGCCGTTTTAATGGGGAAAACACTCTTAGACCAACGCGCTATCCTCCAGGAAAAAGAGGATAGAAAAACAGTTGTGGAACAGGAACTAGGAAAACTAGAAAAAGAACAACAGCATTTAGAAGAGGAAATTGTGAAGTTAAACGATGATGACTATATTGCCAAGATAGCACGTCGTGATTATTTCATGTCTGAGGACGATGAAATCATCTTCAATGTTCCAGATGACTCCTCATCAGATTAGGGTGATATTGACACCTTAATTTTGCTGTAGGTATAATGGTAGGTAAGGAAGAGTTTTATTTTTTATGATTTTAAGGAGGAGCATTTTTTTTATGTCAATCGAAGTAGGCAGCAAGTTACAGGGTAAGGTAACAGGAATAACTAATTTCGGCGCGTTTGTTGAATTGCCTGGAGGAACAACAGGGCTTGTTCACATTAGTGAAGTAGCTGACAATTATGTTAAGGACATTAACGATCACTTAAAAGTAGGTGATGAAGTCCAGGTAAAAGTAATTAACGTGGAGAAGGACGGAAAAATCGGTCTTTCTATTAAAAAGGCAAGTGACACGTACCGCGAGCCGCAACCACGTTCAGCTCAATCAACACAACGCCCAAACAGCCAACAACGCTCAAGTCAGCGACCACCACGTGGAAAAAGAGAAGAATTCCGTCCAAAGGAAAACTTTGAACAGAAAATGGCAAGGTTTTTAAAAGATAGTGAAGACCGCTTAACTTCCCTTAAGCGTAACACGGAATCAAAACGCGGAGGTCGCGGAGCAAGAAGAGGCTAACTTGCTGCTGAATACCTATATAATATTTACGGCACGTCCCACAACCGGTGTGGGGCGTGTTTTTTTGTTACTTTTAGAACGAAAAAAAACTGCCAGCGCATAAGCACTGACAGTTTTTATATGAATGACCCGTACGGGATTCGAACCCGTGTTACCGCCGTGAAAGGGCGGTGTCTTAACCGCTTGACCAACGGGCCAAATAAAATATGGTAGCGGCGGAGGGGATCGAACCCCCGACCTCACGGGTATGAACCGTACGCTCTAGCCAGCTGA
Proteins encoded:
- a CDS encoding 50S ribosomal protein L25/general stress protein Ctc, producing MTVLHANERTEFKRSSRTKIREEGLIPAVVYGNNTENKSITVDSKDFIKTIREAGRNGIISLEIGSDKRKVMLYDYQIDPLKSESFVHLDFHVVNFKEEIDVDVSVHVVGDAQGVKDGGVLQQVLHEVSVRTLPNNVPDFIDVDVSELQVNENISIGDLDTSGKYSFNHEEDEVIVSILPPRVEEEIDSGEEQEPGEPERVEGREGSEENKEEA
- the pth gene encoding aminoacyl-tRNA hydrolase is translated as MKVFVGLGNPGRQYEETRHNIGFMVIDELAEKWNISLSQSKFKGLYGQGIVQGEKVLLVKPLTYMNLSGECVRPLLDFYKLDVEDLVVIYDDLDLPAGKLRLRQKGSAGGHNGIKSLIQHLQTQEFNRIRMGIDRPKNGPSISDYVLGKFHTEERPAIDDSIKKATEACEANVSKEFLQVMNSFNK
- a CDS encoding anti-sigma-F factor Fin family protein; translated protein: MAIHYHCRHCGYKIGKIDAASVYTADLGFHQLSDTDRQEMISYQQNGDVHVKTICEDCQEALERNPSWHEQEQFIQ
- the mfd gene encoding transcription-repair coupling factor → MNGFIPYFTENDDFQSIMEGLQEGMKEQLVSGISNSARSMLISSIYEERKGPILLITHNLYHAQKVYDDLVGFLPEEDLYLYPVNDVLAAEIGIASPELKAQRIEALNHWATKKSGIIIAPIAGLKRILPTKAKWQQTLLTIEVEKTLELDNLAEKLVRLGYQRVGMVSTPGDFSIRGGIIDVYPITEEYAIRIELFDDEVESIRYFTVEDQRSQGNLDKVTIGPATEIILTNEEIAMGKEKLERELATTLKKVKNEKVKQLLTENISYEIEQLNNGQVFSELYKYLSFFYHTPASLLDYLPEGGLVVLDEISRIHETAENLDKEEAEWLVELLEEGKAVHDLTFSHSFAEVIHSSDHPFLYLSLFLRGVPHTHPENLISMSSKSMQHFHGQMHLLKSEVERWRKANYAVVVLASNQERMEKLESVFADYEMDIRKLSKGSAFAHGEVQIVEGDLHSGFELPMQKLAVITEEELFKKKAKKPKSRQKLTNAERIKNYTELNVGDYVVHINHGIGKYLGIETLDINGLHKDYIHIKYQGSDKLYVPVEQIDQVQKYVGSEGKEPKVYKLGGTDWKKVKTKVESSVQDIADDLIKLYAEREASVGYSFSPDGEMQREFEATFPYQETEDQLRSIHEIKLDMERTRPMDRLLCGDVGYGKTEVAIRAAFKAIADSKQVAILVPTTILAQQHYETIRERFQDYPINIGLMSRFRSRKQQNETIKGLGNGTVDIVVGTHRLLSKDIKYKDLGLLIIDEEQRFGVTHKEKIKQLKANIDVLTLTATPIPRTLHMSMLGVRDLSVIETPPENRFPVQTYVMEYNGNLVKEAIERELARGGQVYFLYNRVEDIERKADEISMLVPEARIAYAHGKMTENELESVMIEFLEGEADVLVSTTIIETGVDIPNVNTLIVFDADRMGLSQLYQLRGRVGRSNRVAYAYFTYRKDKVLTEVAEKRLQSIKEFTELGSGFKIAMRDLSIRGAGNLLGAQQHGFIDSVGFDMYSQMLKEAIEQRQGHKVTKPEHEITIDVELDAYIPESYIPDSKQKIDMYKRFRGLETEEDLKELKEEMKDRFGAYPKEVDYLFYVSSLRVHGRKEKVDTIKQGKQDVAIVISEEASNNIDGHKLFLLGNEYGRKVSLGMEGKSLKIAIQTKNISADEWLQIADAMIKGLRKVKKESVNAS
- the spoVT gene encoding stage V sporulation protein T, translating into MKATGIVRRIDDLGRVVIPKEIRRTLRIREGDPLEIFVDRDGEVILKKYSPISELSDFAKEYAEALYDSLGHPVLICDRDTFIAVAGSSKKEYLNKNISEVVEKSMEDRNSVLKTDEQQLAIVDGHVETLASYTIGPIVANGDPIGAVVIMSKDKSLGQVEQKAVETAAGFLARQMEQ
- a CDS encoding oligosaccharide flippase family protein; protein product: MNVQSPHSYQKVWKGAMILTIAGILTKVLSAAYRVPFQNIVGDVGFYIYQQVYPFFGVAMILATYGFPVVISKIVAEQPAKYRSAAARKIRWISFLFLSCLGVLGFLLLYFGAESLAAMMGDKELFVLIKIAAFSFMLVPLVSVWRGSFQGLGDMRPTAASQIGEQLVRVGTILLLAYTLTGAGHSLYEVGAGAIFGSVAGGISAVIILLYFYQKTKLQKLHIPNAPAQVLPKAMSIIKALSFQGFTICITSLLLILFQMVDAFTIYATLVDGGMNELVAKELKGVYDRGQPLIQLGTVVATAFSLSLVPFVILARNDKRDVQEKINLAIRVSISIGAAASLGLALLITPVNTMLFSDANGADVLLVLGLSILFCSISLTAAAILQGLGHPYLPALFVTIGIGLKFFLNSLLIPALYTLGAAFSTLAAFAIVALLLLLALKKKTGTSILKRIGLTPLLVSLTIMSVALMVYLYVTSFMTVDGRLFATVQGLLGVMVGGAVYLVLMIKNQYFTKEELLLLPLGKKLAKLCK
- the mazG gene encoding nucleoside triphosphate pyrophosphohydrolase; amino-acid sequence: MRKITVLGLGAGDLEQLPIGVYRELMNAEHLFLRTKEHPVIGELEKEGLNYQSFDTIYEQNDAFDSVYEAICQELLSKSEHQPIIYAVPGHPLVAEMTVQLLLQKEKEGQVSLEIKGGQSFLDPMFTAIGLDPIEGFQFHDATALVKEAIEPTQAMIFCQVYDSFIASEVKLTLMELLPDDYPVTVVTAVGSSMESIIEVPLYELDRVTQINNLTSVYVPPVKEEELLYKRFSFFRQTIATLRGPDGCPWDQKQTHTSLMKYLIEEAYELLDAIDEEDTDGIIEELGDVLLQVMLHAQIGEDDGYFSIDDVIEGINEKMIRRHPHVFGEVSVEDADDVVQNWEQIKAEEKGERLEQSILDAVAKGLPNLTKAYQYQKKAGKLGFDWKEVEPMWEKVSEELNELKEEINEDATSKRVASEFGDVLFALVNIARFYKIDPEEAVAMTNRKFYQRFTFIEKKVKETGKTFDEFSLTELDAIWEEAKKQGL
- a CDS encoding RNA-binding S4 domain-containing protein: MRLDKFLKVSRIIKRRTLAKEVAEQGRIFINGNQAKASSNVKAGDELTIHFGQKLVTASVDSIQENAKKEEAAMMYTIIKEERVQQSEE
- the yabP gene encoding sporulation protein YabP, which translates into the protein MNQYYDQNQANKTVVQEQDIVMRSRRMLDITGVKQVESFDNEEFLLETVMGFLAVRGQNLQMKNLDVEKGVVSIKGKIMEIIYLDDQQGEKAKGFFSKLFK